In Sparus aurata chromosome 3, fSpaAur1.1, whole genome shotgun sequence, the following are encoded in one genomic region:
- the rpl30 gene encoding large ribosomal subunit protein eL30: protein MVAAKKTKKSMESINSRLQLVMKSGKYVLGYKQSQKMIRQGKAKLVILANNCPALRKSEIEYYAMLAKTGVHHYSGNNIELGTACGKYYRVCTLAIIDPGDSDIIRSMPDQQQPPQ, encoded by the exons ATGGTGGCAGCAAAGAAAACG AAAAAGTCCATGGAGTCCATCAACTCCCGGCTCCAGCTGGTGATGAAGAGTGGTAAATATGTCTTGGGCTACAAACAGTCCCAGAAGATGATCCGTCAGGGGAAAGCCAAGCTGGTTATCCTGGCCAACAACTGCCCAGCTCTCAG GAAATCTGAGATTGAGTACTATGCCATGCTGGCCAAGACTGGTGTCCACCACTACAGTGGAAACAACATTGAGCTCGGCACAGCTTGTGGCAAATACTACAGGGTGTGCACATTGGCAATTATTGACCCTG gcGATTCTGACATCATCAGGAGCATGCCAGACCAGCAGCAGCCACCTCAGTAG